GATGATGACCAGGCTGATGTCGTGCGGCAGAGGAGCCAGACGGTACTCAAGGCTGCGGCAGTCCAGCAGCAGCGCGTGGTCTGCGGCTCCGCATGCGGAAACAAATTGATCCATGATGCCGCAGGGCGCGCCCACGTACTCGTTCTCGGCCCGCTGGCTCAGGCGCGCCACTTCGGGGCCGCTGAGGCGCTTCCCGGCCATATGCAGCATGGCCAGTGCGGAGGCCACCTCAATGGACGCCGAGGAACTCAGGCCCGCGCCCAGCGGCACATTGCCGGCAATCGTCATCGAAAACGCCGGAACCCGGATGCCCATCTGACTCAGGACCGCGTGCACTCCCATGGGGTAGTCATGCCATTGCCCGGTGCCGTGGGGCGGAACCGCAGCGGCATCGAACGAGGCCTCCACATTAAAGTTCTGCGAATACAGCACGACGCGGCCGTCCTTGCGTGGCGAAATGGCCACAGTCGTCTCCAGGTCAATCGCCGCCGGAAAAACGAATCCTTCCGCATAATCGGTATGCTCGCCAATCAGGTTGACGCGGCCCGGCGCAACAAACAGTGCTGTTGGTTCCTCGCCAAAATGCTTTGTGTGTCCTGCAGCCAGGGTGTGCTTATCCATCATCGTCATTTCTATCGTTCTTCTTTCACTTTCGCCAGTGCCGCGTGCGTGGCGTCTTTCACGCGATTCCATATTTCATCCATCCAGACAAGATGCTCTGGCTTCATCAGCACAGACCGTAGGCAGGTCACGGTGGCATTCTCTTGAGCGTCTCGCCAGGCGCCGGCCGCAAACAGCGATGCCGGCATCTGCACCAGCGCCAGATGCAGATCCCGCGCCGCAGCTTCGTCAAAAACAGCCTGCGCCCGCGCAGAGGACTCTTCCACGCTCTCTCCCCGCACCGCCCACACCACAATGTCCAGTTCAGGTTCCATCGGCGCCAGGCAGTCAGGACTCCCTGCCAGCCGCTCATGCAGGAGCAGCGCCGCTTTCCGGCTGGCCTCCAGCCCCTGCGCAAACTCCCCGCCCGTCACCAGCGGCAGAGCCTGTTGCGTTGCCCACAGGGCCA
The DNA window shown above is from Acidobacterium capsulatum ATCC 51196 and carries:
- the galK gene encoding galactokinase, whose amino-acid sequence is MTMMDKHTLAAGHTKHFGEEPTALFVAPGRVNLIGEHTDYAEGFVFPAAIDLETTVAISPRKDGRVVLYSQNFNVEASFDAAAVPPHGTGQWHDYPMGVHAVLSQMGIRVPAFSMTIAGNVPLGAGLSSSASIEVASALAMLHMAGKRLSGPEVARLSQRAENEYVGAPCGIMDQFVSACGAADHALLLDCRSLEYRLAPLPHDISLVIINSMVKHSHADGAYKVRRAEVAEGTAVLHNLRPEIHALRDASVHDLEKARPQMRDNVYRRCRHIITENSRTVAAAAALDAGNLKEMGRLMAEAHASYRDDFEASCPEADLLVKLAHEHADCIGSRLTGGGFGGCTVNLVPVHAAEAFAQRLKEGYLSATGIQADIYLCKAAAGARQV